In a single window of the Raphanus sativus cultivar WK10039 chromosome 9, ASM80110v3, whole genome shotgun sequence genome:
- the LOC108826646 gene encoding ubiquitin domain-containing protein 7SL RNA2: MIVFVDTTHGSTFYIELNLNDKVLDIKNKIEKSQGIPVPKQKLYYKGEPLLIDDLDLNACNIVTNSRLLLALPYQEDNNQVLLQPTEQPLAPSTSVQDSLGQFQDWTATARSISRKMLDQPEQSLARSAMAARHDKNQDLLQSEPSSTSNTFGEDLPLPTELFSNIGSHWPASTTERSVDNSNVFGTEQSTIPSYTFGEDLPLPADFFSNIESHWPASTTEKSIDNSNVFGTEQSTIPSYTFGEVLFDEDPPLPADFFSNIGSHLPGSTTEMSTDFSNVFHTGQSTIPSNTFGDLLFAEDIFISKEQVFQTEQPPVPSNSTEQRTNAQTKEVINVPDSPVKPRRFRRPPQRLRVMVLPHSPDDEPVSKVPVSVMANENVEELRKKLEKLREGNELKLPEKGYFFIHKQNVLDDDRSFLWNHVAHGDTIEIFPGHVTKDGRKFGL, from the exons ATGATAGTCTTCGTAGACACTACGCATGGCTCTACTTTCTACATCGAACTGAATCTCAACGATAAAGTCTTAGATATCAAAAACAAGATCGAGAAGTCTCAAGGCATCCCTGTTCCCAAGCAAAAGCTTTACTACAAAGGCGAGCCTCTTCTTATCGATGATCTTGATCTCAATGCATGTAACATCGTCACAAACTCTCGCCTCCTTCTCGCCTTGCCTTATCAAGAAGACAACAATCAAGTACTGCTTCAGCCAACAGAGCAACCCCTAGCTCCGTCAACGTCGGTTCAAGATTCGCTCGGACAGTTTCAAGATTGGACTGCAACGGCGAGGAGCATCTCCCGTAAGATGCTTGATCAACCGGAGCAATCTCTGGCACGGTCTGCGATGGCGGCGAGACACGACAAGAATCAAGATTTGCTTCAAAGTGAGCCGTCTTCTACGTCAAACACGTTCGGAGAGGATCTTCCTTTGCCAACAGAACTCTTCAGTAACATTGGAAGTCACTGGCCCGCGAGTACAACCGAGAGGAGCGTCGACAACAGTAACGTGTTTGGCACGGAACAGTCTACAATACCGTCATACACATTCGGAGAGGATCTTCCTTTGCCAGCAGATTTtttcagtaacattgaaagtcACTGGCCCGCGAGTACAACCGAgaagagcatcgacaacagTAACGTGTTTGGCACGGAACAGTCTACAATACCGTCATACACATTTGGAGAAGTATTGTTCGATGAGGATCCTCCTTTGCCAGCAGATTTTTTCAGTAACATTGGAAGCCACTTGCCTGGGAGTACAACCGAGATGAGCACCGACTTCAGTAACGTGTTTCACACGGGACAGTCTACAATACCGTCCAACACATTTGGAGACTTATTGTTCG CCGAAGATATCTTCATCAGCAAGGAACAAGTGTTTCAAACAGAGCAGCCTCCAGTACCATCTAACTCAACAGAACAGAGGACCAACGCTCAAACAAAAGAGGTCATTAACGTTCCAGATTCGCCTGTGAAGCCGAGGAGGTTCAGAAGGCCACCGCAGAGACTGAGAGTAATGGTGTTGCCACATTCACCTGATGATGAACCTGTGAGTAAGGTTCCAGTGAGTGTGATGGCTAATGAGAACGTTGAGGAGCTAAGGAAAAAGCTGGAGAAGCTTCGAGAGGGGAATGAGTTGAAGCTACCTGAAAAAGGGTACTTCTTTATACACAAACAGAACGTGTTGGACGATGACCGGTCATTCCTCTGGAACCATGTAGCTCACGGTGACACGATTGAGATTTTTCCAGGACATGTTACCAAAGACGGCCGTAAATTTGGTCTTTAA